The Actinoplanes sp. N902-109 genomic interval CCCGAGCCGGGTGATCAACGGGACGCCCGCCAGGTTGGCCACGGTGAGCCCGCTCAGCACCGCGGAGAACCCGCGCGCCTCGTTGCCCGGGCCCATCAGCCTGGCCGCCAGCAGCCCGGCCGCCCCGAAGTAGGCACCGTGTGGCAGCGCCGCGACGAACCGCGCGACCAGCACCAGCCCGAACGTCGGCGCGACCGCCGACCCGAACGTGCCGAGCACGAACAGGATCAGCAGGCTCAGGACCAGCTTCTTCCGCGGTACGCGGGCGGTCAGCGCCGCGATGCTCGGAGCACCGACCACCACCCCGAGCGCGTACGCGGTGATCATCCAGCCCGCCTTGGCGACGGCGTCGGAGGAGGAGGCCGCGTACTCGCCGGGCAGCAGCCCGCGGGCGATCTCGGGAAGCAGGCCCATGGCGACGAACTCGGTGAGGCCGATCGCGACGCCGCCCAGGGCGAGGGCGAGCAGCGCGATCCAGCGGCGACGAGGGCTCAGATCTTCCACGCCGACGACTTTAGCAACACTGTTGCGGAAGGTGTAATGTGATCCCATGCACCGCACCGCTGCGGATCTGACGTTCCTCCGGGGCTACAACGAAGCCCTGGTCATGGCGCTTGCCCGGACGATGCGCACGTTCGAGCGCGGCACTGTGTCCGAGGCCACGGGGCTGACGCCGCAGGCCGTGTCCAAGGTTCTGGCGCGGCTGGTCGAGGAGGGCGTCGTCGCCCCCGCAGGGGTCCGCCGACCGGCGATCGGCAAGCCCGCGGGGGTCTACGAGCTGGTGCCGGAGAGCCGTTACGCGATCGGGGCGCACGTCTCCCGCCGTACCGTGCGGATGGTCCTGACCGATCTTGCCGGGCACGTGCGGCACTCGACGGTGACGCCGCTGCCGGCCGACTTCAACCCGGGCCAGTTGCTCGACCGGATGGCGCAGCTCATCGACGACATCCACGCGGAGCACGACCTCGAGGGGCGGCTGACCGGCGTCGGGATCGGCATGATCGGCCCGCTCGACCACGCGGCGGGCACGGTTCGCAGCGCCCACCGCCTGCAACACTGGCACGACGTGCCGCTCGCGGATTTCGCCGAGGAAGTGCTGGGCCTGCCGGTGCACCTCGACAAGGACGTGACCGCCGGGGTGACGGCGGAGGCCTGGCGGCGCGGTGCCGCGTTCCGGGACGCCGCGCTGATCATGGTCGAGTCGGGCGTGGGCGCCGGCCTGTGGCTCAACGGCGCGCCACACCGTGGTTCGCACACCAACGCGGGCGAGTTCGGTCACACGGTGGTGGCGCTCGACGGCCCCCGCTGCGCCTGCGGCCGGCACGGCTGCATCGAGGCGGTGCACGACCGGGCGGCCGAGGCCGGTGACGTCGAACGCGCCGCCGAGGTGCTGGCCGTGGGCGTGGTCAACCTGCTGCAGACCCTCGACCTGGCCCATGTGGTCCTCGCTGGCGCCGACCTGCTGCGGCACGGCGACCTGTATCGCACCGCCGTCACCGAAGCGATCCGCACCCAGGTCCCCCGTGCCGACTGGCTGACGGTGGAGGTCTCGCTGTCCAGCCTCGGCGAGGACGCGGTTGCGGCGGGCGCGGCCATGCAGGTCCTCGACTCCCGCTACGGCATCCCCGGCCTCGCACCCCTGTCCTAGGAGCCACCAGTGCGCCTGAGCAACCCGCGTGCCGCCCGTCACCAGCGCCGAGCAGCCGAGCCAGGGGCAGCCGGGGGGGCAGCCGGGCCGGGGGCAGCCGGGCCGGGGCCGCTGATACCGGCCCGCACGCGGCCCGTCGCCAGCGGCGCACAGCGAAGCGGCAATCGCCGAAGCTGCCCGGGCGCCCCGGCCGGGAAGCAGCACGGGGCACCGATCGGGTAGGTGACCGGCTCAGGAGCAGGCGGCGTTCCAGGTGTCGATGGCTGGTTCGCCGTGTTCGAAGCCGAGGGTGGACAGCGTCGCCGTGTCCAGCTTGAGGAGGGCGCCGGCGCTGGCGGGCAGGCCGATCCAGCGGGCGCCCGCGACGCGGAGGCTGTGGCCGTGGGCGATGAGAGCCACGTCGCCGCGGTCGAGGAAGGTGCGGGCGTGGGCCAGCACCTTGTCGAGGCGTTCGGCGACCTGGTCGGGGGTTTCGCCGCCGGGGGCGCCGTCGGTCCACAGCTTCCAGGCCGGGTCGGTCTCGTGGATGGTGGCCGAGGTGATGCCCTCGTACTCGCCGTAGTTCCACTCGGCGAGGTCCTCGGTCGTCTCGGTGACCGTCAGGCCGGCCAGCTCGGCCGTGCGCAGCGCTCGCTTGCGCGGGCTGGAGATGACCGCGGCGAAGGTGCGGCCCTGGAGCCGTTTGCCGGCCAGCCGGGCCTGCTGTTCGCCGGTCTCGGTCAGGTCCAGATCGGTGTACGACGTGTGCCGGCCGTTGGCGCTCCACTCGGTCTGACCGTGCCTGATCAGTATGATCTCGCCCATTTCGTCCCCCTTGTTTCCCTGGTGCTTACCCGGCGAGAAGATCCTCTTACCCGGCAGACGGATCCTCCTACCCGGCGAGGAGGTCCTCGAACGACGTGGTGAGCGCGAACGGGTCCACCACGGTCACCGGCTCGCGGCGGGCGATCTCCCGGGCGAGCTCGGTTGCCGCCCGGGTGACGCGGGACTGCAGGGCCTCGGCGTAGTCGCCGCCCC includes:
- a CDS encoding histidine phosphatase family protein; amino-acid sequence: MGEIILIRHGQTEWSANGRHTSYTDLDLTETGEQQARLAGKRLQGRTFAAVISSPRKRALRTAELAGLTVTETTEDLAEWNYGEYEGITSATIHETDPAWKLWTDGAPGGETPDQVAERLDKVLAHARTFLDRGDVALIAHGHSLRVAGARWIGLPASAGALLKLDTATLSTLGFEHGEPAIDTWNAACS
- a CDS encoding ROK family transcriptional regulator encodes the protein MHRTAADLTFLRGYNEALVMALARTMRTFERGTVSEATGLTPQAVSKVLARLVEEGVVAPAGVRRPAIGKPAGVYELVPESRYAIGAHVSRRTVRMVLTDLAGHVRHSTVTPLPADFNPGQLLDRMAQLIDDIHAEHDLEGRLTGVGIGMIGPLDHAAGTVRSAHRLQHWHDVPLADFAEEVLGLPVHLDKDVTAGVTAEAWRRGAAFRDAALIMVESGVGAGLWLNGAPHRGSHTNAGEFGHTVVALDGPRCACGRHGCIEAVHDRAAEAGDVERAAEVLAVGVVNLLQTLDLAHVVLAGADLLRHGDLYRTAVTEAIRTQVPRADWLTVEVSLSSLGEDAVAAGAAMQVLDSRYGIPGLAPLS